Part of the Natronobacterium gregoryi SP2 genome, ACTGGTCGCGCCGATGTTCATCATGAAGGCACTGGTGTCGGGACTGGCGCTGTTGCTGGTGACGGCGATCCTGATCGATCGGTTCACCCAGTATCGGCTGCCGAAAGAACTCGTTCCCGAGTTAGGGAAAGTGCTGGGCGTGTTCGTGGCAGTCCACGTCGTCTACTTGGTGGCAGCCGAACGACTGCCTCACGCGTGGGCGGCCGAGTTCGAGTTCTGGGCGATCACGAGCGCGTTCCTGGTGGGCGATACGTTCCACTTCTGGCTGTGGACGGTCGTCGGCGGGGCGATTCCGATCGTCCTGCTGGCGGTTCCGTCGCTGCGGCAGAAACTGTGGGCGGTGTTCACCGCGAGCGTGTTGGCGATCGTCGGCATCCTCTTCGAGGGCGTCTATCTCATCTTCACGGGGTATCAAGACCTGAACATCGCCGACGCACCGGGCGTGGCAAGCGGCACCGACTACGCCGGCATCGGCTCGGACGTCTGGGTCACCGCCGGCAACTACACGCCGACGCTGATCGAACTGCTGGTGACGATCGGAATCGTCGCGATCGGAGCCCTGATCGTCACGCTCGGGCTCCGATTCCTCCCGCTCCAGCCCGGCGGCGGCGAACCAGTTAGCGTCGGTTCGACCGAGCGAGCGACTGCTAATCCAGACGCAACCACCGCCACCGACGGCGGCCACGATGTCCCCGACGAGAAAACCCCACATAAGTAAATCCGTACTCCCCTCGACCGACGATCGAGAGCGAACCAAACTGGCCGAGGGGTACGCCGTGCTGGCGGAGTGCTGGCGACG contains:
- the nrfD gene encoding NrfD/PsrC family molybdoenzyme membrane anchor subunit yields the protein MSTREEKAEAGVVVPEFGTRGKAWIGVLVLAIVVGLGAWAYQLSQGLAVTGMDNVFSWGLYIMLFVLFIGLSAGGLIISSAPKFFHSDRYATLAPLGVLLSLACIAVAGLLLLPDLGRPSRITGFLTSPDFRSPLVWDFGIVVLYGLFSAGYLWLLTRRDLAKLGSRLAFGTEDTEDGREKDRKLAFWAAAIAIPLAIALHSVTGWIFATQIGRGDWFNPLVAPMFIMKALVSGLALLLVTAILIDRFTQYRLPKELVPELGKVLGVFVAVHVVYLVAAERLPHAWAAEFEFWAITSAFLVGDTFHFWLWTVVGGAIPIVLLAVPSLRQKLWAVFTASVLAIVGILFEGVYLIFTGYQDLNIADAPGVASGTDYAGIGSDVWVTAGNYTPTLIELLVTIGIVAIGALIVTLGLRFLPLQPGGGEPVSVGSTERATANPDATTATDGGHDVPDEKTPHK